A stretch of the Bacillus anthracis str. Vollum genome encodes the following:
- the spoIIP gene encoding stage II sporulation protein P, which translates to MNKVKLKVFNIKYVMICLLFTIICILTSFFISSNSNVFKSYYINQLLGTNSTKGLMYMIGSENRYFAEEFHREKGRASLESFLLSLSTNINVNDLRSLLTRELPNMNQFYSEILIAGEGTDYTNIPEESSIPLENIQDKGTAVKHPKSEKENNSNIQNNGENKVFIYHTHSWESFIPLIPGATKPDDASSTNNEVNITFVGNYLKQKLEEKGIGVSHDTTNMRDFLRNKNLNWAQSYKGSRQILQEKLAQDKNIMFPMDLHRDDARKNITTKNINGKNYARLYFILGRENPSFEKNKKIVTAINSYLDEKYYGLSRGIFIKDRKSGNGVYNQDLSPNALLIEMGGVDNTPEELYASVDALVEAFSHYYNEVVKKNN; encoded by the coding sequence ATGAATAAAGTGAAACTGAAAGTATTTAATATAAAGTATGTCATGATATGTCTTTTATTCACAATTATATGTATTCTCACTTCATTCTTCATTTCTAGTAATTCGAACGTATTTAAATCTTATTATATTAACCAATTACTAGGAACGAATTCTACTAAAGGCCTTATGTATATGATAGGCAGTGAAAATCGTTATTTTGCAGAAGAATTTCATAGAGAAAAAGGACGAGCGTCTTTGGAATCTTTTTTACTTTCACTTTCTACAAATATTAATGTAAATGACCTTCGAAGCTTATTAACCCGAGAACTTCCAAATATGAATCAATTTTATTCGGAAATATTAATTGCCGGGGAAGGAACAGATTATACGAACATTCCTGAAGAATCCAGCATTCCTTTAGAGAATATTCAAGATAAAGGTACTGCTGTTAAACATCCAAAAAGTGAGAAAGAAAACAATTCAAATATACAAAATAACGGCGAAAATAAAGTTTTTATTTATCATACACATAGTTGGGAGTCGTTTATTCCTCTCATTCCAGGTGCTACTAAACCTGATGATGCCTCTAGTACAAATAATGAAGTGAATATTACGTTTGTCGGAAACTATTTAAAACAAAAGTTAGAAGAAAAAGGAATAGGCGTTTCACATGATACGACAAATATGAGGGACTTTCTGCGAAATAAAAATTTAAACTGGGCCCAATCTTACAAAGGATCTCGTCAAATATTACAAGAAAAATTAGCACAAGATAAAAATATTATGTTTCCAATGGACCTTCATAGAGATGATGCAAGAAAAAATATTACAACCAAAAATATTAACGGAAAGAATTATGCGAGGCTCTATTTTATTTTAGGACGAGAGAATCCTAGCTTTGAAAAAAATAAAAAAATAGTAACGGCAATAAATTCATATTTAGACGAGAAGTATTACGGTTTAAGCCGAGGAATTTTTATTAAAGATCGTAAAAGCGGGAACGGAGTATATAATCAAGACCTTTCTCCAAATGCATTACTTATTGAAATGGGAGGGGTAGATAATACACCAGAAGAACTGTATGCTTCCGTTGACGCATTAGTAGAAGCCTTTAGCCACTATTATAATGAAGTGGTTAAGAAAAATAACTAA
- a CDS encoding DinB family protein encodes MNAIDLSILNLKETRRRSEKLWNSLPDNFLNWKPDDEAMSFGEMIRHVWSSTFYYHMILKNNGSINDIHFPYDDEPITCVKKEIELAQSCFVDFIEYVQSISIAELDSRLIDRSDVGYQRYLGDMLLRIAYHDAVHAGQFLQYLRMVDLERPLIWD; translated from the coding sequence ATGAATGCAATTGATCTTAGTATATTAAATTTAAAAGAAACGAGAAGGCGCTCAGAAAAATTATGGAATTCTCTTCCCGATAATTTTCTTAATTGGAAGCCTGATGATGAGGCTATGTCCTTTGGTGAAATGATTCGTCACGTATGGAGTTCAACTTTTTACTATCATATGATTTTAAAAAACAACGGCTCAATAAACGACATACATTTCCCGTATGATGACGAGCCAATTACTTGTGTTAAAAAAGAGATTGAATTAGCACAATCATGTTTTGTCGATTTCATAGAATATGTTCAATCAATAAGCATAGCAGAGCTAGATTCAAGACTTATTGATCGAAGCGATGTTGGCTATCAACGATATTTAGGCGATATGCTATTACGAATTGCCTATCATGATGCGGTCCATGCAGGTCAATTTTTACAATATTTACGAATGGTAGATTTGGAAAGACCATTGATTTGGGATTAA
- a CDS encoding IclR family transcriptional regulator — translation MSINKTAVKTMDILELFYEHEELSLTEMVQLTSMPKTSVYRLIGSLEEMEFLQKNEKGKYRLGVVFLRFGQLVSQRLSVRNIAIPYMKELRDNLGQAVNLIIQDGNDAIYVEKMEGVQPVRVYTAVGRREPLYAGACPRILLSYFTEEEKQKYVEETDFKQFADGTIVDKKQLLEVLQMAKKEGHTISYSELENHTAAIAAPIFANDGTVVAGISISGLAIEYSESNIPYFIAKVKETAHRISKELGFLA, via the coding sequence ATGAGTATAAATAAAACGGCAGTTAAGACAATGGATATTTTAGAGTTGTTTTATGAGCATGAAGAACTCAGTTTAACAGAGATGGTTCAGCTTACAAGTATGCCGAAAACATCTGTTTATCGTTTAATTGGCTCGTTAGAAGAAATGGAGTTTTTACAAAAAAACGAAAAGGGGAAATATCGTCTAGGAGTCGTTTTTTTACGGTTTGGTCAACTTGTTTCGCAAAGATTATCAGTAAGAAATATTGCGATTCCATATATGAAAGAGCTTAGAGATAATTTAGGGCAGGCAGTTAATTTAATTATTCAAGATGGTAATGACGCGATTTATGTGGAAAAGATGGAAGGTGTTCAGCCTGTACGTGTATATACGGCGGTTGGAAGAAGAGAGCCACTTTATGCTGGTGCATGTCCGAGAATTTTACTATCGTATTTTACCGAGGAAGAGAAACAGAAGTACGTAGAGGAAACGGATTTCAAACAGTTTGCAGATGGAACAATCGTAGATAAGAAACAATTGCTAGAAGTGTTACAAATGGCGAAAAAGGAAGGACATACAATTAGCTACTCGGAGTTAGAAAATCATACAGCAGCTATAGCAGCGCCCATTTTCGCAAATGATGGAACGGTTGTAGCAGGCATTAGTATTTCAGGATTAGCAATTGAGTACAGCGAAAGTAACATTCCATATTTTATCGCTAAGGTGAAAGAGACAGCACATCGCATTTCGAAAGAACTCGGCTTTTTGGCATAG
- a CDS encoding ArsR/SmtB family transcription factor, giving the protein MNVYPNISYIAKLIAEPTRAIILDCLMNNQALPASELAYMARVSHPTISSHLSKLVEGNLLKVEQHGRHRYYRLANQEVAEVLEKLGTIAPTVQVRSLKQSDQLKQVRYARTCYDHLAGKLGVEIAEKLLHRKFIILEEGEYIVTEQGKKWFLNFGINIEKANIKRRVFAKPCLDWSERRYHISGWLGSAIAKLFFEQEWITKTDKNRAVHLTRKGMKLLKDQLGIDMENEEIK; this is encoded by the coding sequence ATGAATGTATATCCGAATATCTCATATATTGCTAAACTAATTGCTGAACCTACAAGAGCAATCATCTTAGATTGTTTAATGAATAATCAAGCACTACCTGCTAGTGAATTGGCTTATATGGCAAGAGTGTCACATCCAACAATTAGTTCTCATCTTTCTAAATTAGTAGAGGGGAATCTACTTAAAGTTGAACAACATGGTAGACATCGTTACTATCGACTTGCTAATCAAGAGGTAGCAGAAGTGCTTGAAAAGTTAGGAACAATCGCACCAACAGTCCAAGTTCGTTCTTTAAAACAATCGGATCAACTAAAACAAGTTCGTTATGCTCGAACTTGCTATGATCATCTTGCAGGCAAACTTGGTGTAGAGATAGCTGAAAAATTACTACATAGGAAATTTATCATTTTAGAGGAAGGAGAATATATTGTAACGGAACAAGGTAAGAAATGGTTTCTGAATTTTGGAATAAATATTGAAAAGGCAAATATAAAAAGGAGAGTATTTGCAAAACCTTGTCTTGATTGGAGTGAAAGACGCTACCATATTTCTGGTTGGTTAGGATCTGCAATAGCAAAACTATTTTTTGAACAGGAATGGATTACAAAGACGGATAAGAATCGGGCTGTCCATCTTACAAGAAAAGGTATGAAGTTATTGAAAGACCAATTAGGCATTGACATGGAAAATGAAGAAATTAAATAA
- the lepB gene encoding signal peptidase I, producing the protein MKENTKKELFSWAKTIGFTLVLIAIIRGVLFTPSLVQGESMMPTLENNERVLVNKIGYSISGLERFDIIVFHGKEGYDLVKRVIGLPGDTVEYKNDVLYVNGKAMEEPYLKEFKEKAAGRVLTPDFTLEQITGKTKVPEGQVFVLGDNREVSKDGRMFGFISEDEIVGKGQAVFWPLKQVRAL; encoded by the coding sequence ATGAAGGAAAATACGAAGAAAGAATTATTCTCATGGGCGAAAACGATAGGATTTACCCTTGTATTAATCGCAATTATTCGCGGTGTTTTATTTACACCGTCATTAGTACAAGGCGAATCGATGATGCCGACTTTAGAAAATAACGAACGAGTTCTCGTCAATAAGATTGGTTATAGTATAAGTGGATTAGAACGCTTTGATATTATCGTTTTCCATGGAAAAGAAGGATATGATTTAGTAAAACGAGTAATTGGTTTACCAGGCGATACAGTTGAGTATAAAAATGATGTTTTATATGTAAACGGCAAAGCGATGGAAGAACCATATTTAAAAGAGTTTAAAGAAAAAGCAGCAGGTCGTGTATTAACTCCAGACTTTACGTTAGAACAAATTACAGGAAAAACGAAAGTGCCAGAAGGCCAAGTGTTTGTATTAGGTGATAATCGTGAAGTTTCTAAAGACGGTCGTATGTTTGGATTTATTTCAGAAGATGAAATTGTCGGAAAAGGACAAGCTGTTTTCTGGCCGTTGAAACAAGTAAGAGCGCTATAA
- the pxpB gene encoding 5-oxoprolinase subunit PxpB — protein sequence MKFSALGDQAIIVTFGEEIGMDVYEKVQRLFQVLQQHPFTGMIECVPSFTSLAVYYNLYEVWKGNDRKIRPYDYVCQYIARMLDTYKEELKRDVKHISIPVCYGGEYGPDLEEVAHYHGLQVEDVIRIHSETTYFVYMLGFTPGFPYLGGLSKELETPRKEIPRLQISPGSVGIGGNQTGIYPLETPGGWNIIGRTPISLFNPEEETPTFIQSGMYLRFIPITKEEYVSLEGAKEWM from the coding sequence ATGAAATTTTCTGCGTTAGGGGATCAAGCAATTATTGTTACATTTGGTGAGGAAATCGGGATGGATGTATATGAAAAAGTACAACGATTATTTCAAGTGTTGCAGCAACATCCGTTTACAGGAATGATCGAATGCGTTCCGTCATTTACTTCATTGGCCGTTTACTATAATTTGTATGAAGTATGGAAGGGAAATGATAGAAAGATAAGACCGTATGATTACGTATGCCAATACATAGCTAGAATGTTAGATACGTATAAGGAAGAGCTGAAACGAGATGTGAAACATATTTCTATACCCGTTTGTTACGGGGGAGAATATGGACCTGATTTAGAAGAGGTGGCGCATTATCACGGTTTACAAGTAGAAGATGTCATTCGCATACATAGTGAAACAACGTATTTTGTATATATGTTAGGCTTTACACCAGGGTTCCCGTATTTAGGAGGACTATCAAAAGAACTAGAAACACCTAGAAAAGAAATACCGCGGTTACAAATCTCTCCTGGTTCGGTAGGGATTGGCGGAAATCAAACAGGTATTTATCCGCTTGAAACACCGGGTGGATGGAATATTATTGGCCGAACACCAATCTCCTTATTTAATCCGGAAGAAGAAACACCGACCTTTATTCAAAGCGGTATGTATTTACGATTTATCCCAATAACGAAGGAAGAGTACGTATCACTTGAGGGGGCTAAAGAATGGATGTAG
- a CDS encoding copper homeostasis protein CutC: MLEVIATCLEDVKRIERAGGKRIELISSYTEGGLTPSYAFIKKAVEAVQIPIHVMIRPHAKSFTYTEEEIEMMKEDIVVAQKLGVAGVVLGVLNERNEVAEEKLADLLSVVDGINVTYHRAIDDIENPVEAMRTLKKFHKVTHVLTSGGQGNIVDNIPVLTDMQKISDGQIQLVVGAGVTKENIKQLLNETGISQAHVGTAVREGKSCFAEIDLNLVQELVQIIQ; the protein is encoded by the coding sequence ATGTTAGAGGTTATTGCAACATGTTTAGAAGATGTGAAACGAATTGAACGAGCTGGCGGGAAGCGAATTGAATTAATTTCATCTTATACAGAAGGCGGTTTAACGCCGAGTTATGCATTTATAAAAAAAGCGGTAGAAGCAGTACAAATACCGATTCATGTTATGATTCGTCCGCATGCGAAGTCTTTTACATATACGGAAGAAGAAATTGAAATGATGAAAGAAGATATTGTAGTTGCTCAGAAATTAGGAGTAGCTGGTGTTGTATTAGGTGTATTAAATGAAAGAAATGAAGTGGCTGAAGAGAAACTAGCGGATTTATTATCTGTGGTAGATGGGATAAATGTCACATATCACCGTGCAATAGATGACATAGAAAATCCAGTAGAAGCGATGAGAACGTTAAAGAAGTTTCATAAAGTGACTCACGTTTTAACTTCAGGTGGACAAGGGAATATAGTTGATAATATTCCGGTGCTTACAGATATGCAAAAGATAAGCGATGGTCAAATTCAGCTTGTTGTTGGAGCTGGTGTAACGAAAGAAAATATAAAGCAATTGCTAAATGAAACTGGAATTTCGCAAGCTCATGTCGGTACAGCGGTAAGAGAAGGGAAATCATGTTTTGCTGAAATTGATCTTAATTTAGTACAAGAATTAGTTCAAATCATACAATAA